The following proteins are encoded in a genomic region of Balaenoptera ricei isolate mBalRic1 chromosome 14, mBalRic1.hap2, whole genome shotgun sequence:
- the ZNF70 gene encoding zinc finger protein 70, which translates to MEIPPAAKLGEAFVFEDGLEMQTNLFPEEDPGDPFLQERGLEQMAVIYKEIPLGEQDDYEGNSSLCSSPVQHQSVPPGDRPQDDEPSSPTFLQKSDLTMCQIIHSGEASGKPDGETAGRGDSGPEGPHRTAQPAKPYACRECGKAFSQSSHLLRHLVIHTGEKPYECCECGKAFSQSSHLLRHQAIHTGEKPYECRECGKAFRQSSALAQHQKTHTGKRPYACRECGKDFSRSSSLRKHERIHTGEKPYQCKECGKSFNQSSGLSQHRKIHTLKKPHECELCGKAFCHRSHLIRHQRIHTGKKPYACEECGKAFSQSSNLIEHRKTHTGEKPYKCHKCGKAFSQSSSLIEHQRIHTGEKPYECGQCGKAFCHSSALIQHQRIHTGRKPCVCNECGKAFRHRSALIEHYKTHTRERPYECNRCGKAFRGSSHLIRHQKVHAGDKL; encoded by the coding sequence ATGGGTTGGAGATGCAGACAAACCTTTTCCCGGAGGAGGACCCGGGGGACCCTTTTCTTCAGGAAAGGGGTTTAGAGCAGATGGCTGTCATCTACAAGGAGATCCCTCTGGGGGAGCAGGACGATTATGAGGGGAATAGCAGTCTGTGCTCGAGCCCCGTCCAGCATCAGAGCGTCCCCCCAGGAGACAGACCCCAGGACGATGAGCCGTCCAGCCCAACCTTCCTCCAGAAATCAGACCTGACTATGTGCCAGATAATCCACAGCGGGGAAGCGTCCGGTAAGCCCGATGGGGAGACGGCGGGCAGGGGGGACTCGGGACCCGAGGGGCCTCACAGGACTGCACAGCCAGCCAAGCCCTACGCATGTCGCGAGTGCGGCAAGGCCTTCAGCCAGAGCTCGCACCTGCTCAGGCACCTGGTGATCCACACGGGGGAGAAGCCCTACGAGTGCTGTGAGTGTGGCAAGGCCTTCAGCCAGAGCTCGCACCTGCTGCGGCACCAGGCCATCCACACGGGGGAGAAGCCCTACGAGTGCCGGGAGTGCGGCAAGGCCTTCCGCCAGAGCTCTGCCCTTGCGCAACACCAGAAGACCCACACCGGGAAGAGGCCGTACGCATGCAGGGAGTGCGGGAAGGACTTCAGTCGGAGCTCGAGCCTCCGGAAGCACGAGCGCATCCACACCGGGGAGAAGCCCTATCAGTGTAAGGAGTGCGGGAAATCCTTCAACCAGAGTTCGGGCCTGAGCCAGCACCGGAAGATCCACACGCTGAAGAAACCGCACGAGTGCGAGCTCTGTGGGAAGGCCTTCTGCCACCGGTCCCACCTCATCCGGCACCAGAGGATCCACACAGGCAAGAAGCCGTATGCGTGCGAGGAGTGCGGGAAGGCCTTCAGCCAGAGCTCCAACCTCATCGAGCACCGCAAGACACACACGGGCGAGAAGCCTTACAAGTGCCACAAGTGCGGCAAGGCCTTCAGCCAGAGCTCCTCGCTCATCGAGCACCAGCGTATCCACACCGGTGAGAAGCCCTATGAGTGTGGCCAGTGCGGCAAGGCCTTCTGCCACAGCTCGGCCCTCATCCAGCATCAGCGCATCCACACGGGCCGGAAGCCCTGCGTGTGCAATGAGTGCGGCAAGGCCTTCCGGCACCGCTCGGCCCTCATCGAGCACTACAAGACCCACACACGGGAGAGGCCCTACGAGTGCAACCGCTGCGGCAAGGCCTTCCGGGGCAGCTCGCACCTCATCCGCCACCAGAAGGTCCATGCGGGGGACAAGCTCTAG